One Amorphoplanes digitatis genomic window carries:
- the proS gene encoding proline--tRNA ligase has translation MARVLTPRAEDFPRWYQDIITKAQLADNGPVRGTMVIRPVGYAIWEHMQADMDNRIKEAGAQNAYFPLFIPESYLRREAEHVEGFSPELAVVTHAGGKQLAEPLVVRPTSETVIGEFMAKWVDSYRDLPLLLNQWANIVRWELRPRTFLRTTEFLWQEGHTAHATEDDARRYAREIHKHVYEEFMVNMLAIPVVPGRKTKGERFAGATNTMTVEAMMGDTKALQMGTSHELGQNFAKAFDITYSSSAGSVEHAWTTSWGTSTRMMGGLIMVHGDDNGLRLPPRIAPIQVQVMVVKAGEGVTEAAARLCAELKAVGVRVKLDDRADIPFGRRAVDAELQGIPVRVEVGPRDLAAGNAVVARRIDGTKSPIALDDVAVDVVSALKADQQRMYDDALAFREANTVDVKTLGDAIEAAQTGWARVPWSAVGTDGEAEANGKAVTVRCLFRADGSMPDTDDEPNLIAILARSY, from the coding sequence ATGGCTCGTGTGCTCACTCCCCGTGCGGAGGACTTTCCCCGCTGGTACCAGGACATCATCACCAAGGCCCAGCTGGCCGACAACGGCCCGGTGCGCGGGACGATGGTGATCCGGCCGGTCGGCTACGCCATCTGGGAGCACATGCAGGCCGACATGGACAACCGGATCAAGGAGGCGGGTGCGCAGAACGCGTACTTCCCGCTCTTCATCCCGGAGAGCTACCTGCGCCGCGAGGCCGAGCACGTGGAGGGCTTCTCCCCGGAGCTCGCCGTGGTCACCCACGCGGGCGGCAAGCAGCTGGCCGAGCCGCTCGTCGTGCGCCCGACCAGCGAGACGGTCATCGGCGAGTTCATGGCCAAGTGGGTCGACTCCTACCGGGACCTGCCGCTGCTGCTGAACCAGTGGGCCAACATTGTGCGCTGGGAGCTGCGGCCGCGTACCTTCCTGCGGACCACCGAGTTCCTCTGGCAGGAGGGGCACACCGCGCACGCGACCGAGGACGACGCCCGTCGCTACGCGCGCGAGATCCACAAGCACGTGTACGAGGAGTTCATGGTCAACATGCTGGCCATCCCCGTCGTGCCGGGCCGTAAGACCAAGGGTGAGCGGTTCGCCGGTGCCACCAACACCATGACCGTCGAGGCCATGATGGGTGACACGAAGGCCCTGCAGATGGGCACGTCGCACGAGCTCGGGCAGAACTTCGCCAAGGCGTTCGACATCACCTACTCGTCGTCGGCCGGATCGGTCGAGCACGCGTGGACCACGTCGTGGGGCACCTCCACCCGGATGATGGGTGGCCTGATCATGGTGCACGGCGACGACAACGGCCTGCGGCTGCCGCCGCGGATCGCGCCGATCCAGGTGCAGGTCATGGTGGTCAAGGCGGGCGAGGGCGTCACCGAGGCGGCGGCCCGGCTCTGCGCAGAGCTCAAGGCCGTCGGGGTACGCGTCAAGCTCGACGACCGCGCCGACATCCCGTTCGGCCGCCGGGCGGTCGACGCCGAGCTCCAGGGCATTCCGGTACGCGTAGAGGTGGGCCCGCGCGACCTGGCCGCCGGCAACGCGGTCGTGGCCCGGCGCATCGACGGCACCAAGTCGCCGATCGCGCTCGACGACGTCGCGGTCGACGTGGTCAGCGCGCTGAAGGCCGACCAGCAGCGGATGTACGACGACGCGCTGGCCTTCCGTGAGGCCAACACCGTCGACGTCAAGACGCTGGGCGACGCGATCGAGGCCGCGCAGACCGGCTGGGCCCGGGTGCCGTGGTCGGCGGTCGGCACGGACGGCGAGGCCGAGGCGAACGGCAAGGCGGTGACCGTGCGCTGCCTGTTCCGCGCGGACGGGTCGATGCCGGACACCGACGACGAGCCGAACCTGATCGCGATCCTGGCGCGTTCGTACTGA
- the rplS gene encoding 50S ribosomal protein L19: protein MNTLDALDAQSRRTDIPDFRAGDTVKVHVRVVEGNRSRVQVFQGVVISRQGGGLRETFKVRKISFGVGVERTYPINSPQLDRIEVVTRGDVRRAKLYYLRELRGKKAKIKELREKQTVS from the coding sequence ATGAACACCCTGGACGCACTCGACGCCCAGTCGCGACGCACCGACATTCCTGACTTCCGGGCTGGTGACACCGTCAAGGTGCACGTGCGGGTCGTCGAGGGCAACCGCTCCCGTGTCCAGGTCTTCCAGGGCGTCGTGATCAGCCGCCAGGGTGGCGGGCTGCGCGAGACCTTCAAGGTCCGGAAGATCAGCTTCGGCGTCGGCGTCGAGCGGACCTACCCGATCAACAGCCCCCAGCTCGACCGCATCGAGGTCGTCACCCGCGGTGACGTGCGTCGCGCCAAGCTCTACTACCTGCGCGAGCTCCGCGGCAAGAAGGCCAAGATCAAGGAGCTGCGCGAGAAGCAGACCGTCAGCTGA
- the rimM gene encoding ribosome maturation factor RimM (Essential for efficient processing of 16S rRNA) yields MLVVGQIGKPHGIRGEVLVTVRTDDPEARFAAGSVFTTEVPRDRRVSTGPAAVAVPGIAYKVPAELVLESVRWHQGKGIAQFEGVLDRNTAEALRGVLLQVDSAEIPVPEDPDEFNDHQLAGLSVVSVDGTVLGAIDRIDHAPSSDLIVLKKAGGGTALIPFVSQMVPTVDLAGGRVIVDLPEGLLDL; encoded by the coding sequence TTGCTGGTCGTCGGTCAGATCGGTAAGCCCCACGGCATCCGCGGGGAAGTGCTGGTGACAGTGCGGACCGATGATCCAGAGGCGAGATTCGCCGCCGGATCGGTGTTCACCACGGAGGTCCCCCGGGATCGCCGGGTGAGTACCGGCCCGGCGGCTGTCGCCGTGCCGGGAATCGCCTACAAGGTCCCGGCGGAGCTCGTGCTCGAGTCGGTGCGCTGGCACCAGGGCAAGGGGATCGCCCAGTTCGAGGGCGTCCTCGACCGCAACACCGCCGAGGCGCTCCGCGGCGTGTTGTTGCAGGTCGACAGCGCCGAGATCCCCGTTCCCGAGGACCCGGACGAGTTCAACGACCACCAGTTGGCCGGGCTCTCCGTGGTGTCGGTCGACGGGACCGTCCTCGGCGCGATCGACCGGATCGACCACGCGCCCTCCTCCGACCTCATTGTGCTCAAGAAGGCCGGCGGCGGCACGGCGCTCATCCCGTTCGTCAGCCAGATGGTGCCGACGGTCGACCTGGCCGGCGGCCGGGTGATCGTCGACCTGCCCGAGGGCCTGCTCGATCTGTAG
- the rpsP gene encoding 30S ribosomal protein S16, with protein MAVKIRLLRMGKIRNPQYRIVVADSRTKRDGRAIEYVGIYQPKEDPSIIQVKSERVQYWLSVGAQPSEAVQRLLEKTGDWQLFKGLPAPPPLLVKAEKVSRTAAYEAEAKAAAGVADAPAAKPAKKAKAEPKAEAKAEPKAEPKAETAEAVSEDAAGAGADGN; from the coding sequence GTGGCCGTAAAGATCCGGCTCCTGCGGATGGGCAAGATCCGCAACCCGCAGTACCGCATCGTCGTCGCCGACTCGCGCACCAAGCGCGACGGCCGCGCCATCGAGTACGTCGGCATCTACCAGCCCAAGGAAGATCCTTCGATCATCCAGGTGAAGTCGGAGCGCGTGCAGTACTGGCTCTCGGTCGGCGCGCAGCCGAGCGAGGCCGTGCAGCGCCTGCTCGAGAAGACCGGCGACTGGCAGCTGTTCAAGGGCCTGCCGGCCCCGCCGCCGCTGCTCGTCAAGGCCGAGAAGGTCAGCCGCACGGCGGCCTACGAGGCCGAGGCGAAGGCTGCCGCCGGCGTCGCGGACGCCCCGGCCGCCAAGCCGGCCAAGAAGGCCAAGGCGGAGCCCAAGGCGGAGGCCAAGGCCGAGCCCAAGGCTGAGCCGAAGGCGGAGACCGCCGAGGCTGTCTCGGAGGACGCGGCCGGTGCCGGCGCCGACGGGAACTGA
- a CDS encoding RNA-binding protein produces the protein MPAPTGTDGALRPALEHLVKGIVDNPDDVRVRLVDSRRGKRLEVRVHPEDLGTVIGRGGRTAKALRQVIGSIGGRGIRVDIVDAY, from the coding sequence GTGCCGGCGCCGACGGGAACTGACGGGGCGCTCCGGCCCGCGCTGGAGCACCTCGTCAAGGGCATCGTCGACAACCCGGACGACGTCCGGGTCCGGCTGGTCGACTCGCGCCGCGGTAAGCGGCTCGAGGTGCGCGTGCACCCCGAGGACCTGGGAACGGTCATCGGGCGCGGCGGGCGCACGGCCAAGGCGCTGCGTCAGGTCATCGGTTCGATCGGTGGGCGCGGCATCCGCGTCGACATCGTCGACGCGTACTGA
- the trmD gene encoding tRNA (guanosine(37)-N1)-methyltransferase TrmD codes for MRVDIVSIFPDYFAPLDLSLIGKARGTGLLDLSVHDLRTWTSDVHRTVDDTPYGGGPGMVMRPEPWAAALDAVASPAAQLIVPSPAGRPFTQADAHELAELPHLIFACGRYEGIDQRVLDEAAARMPVREVSLGDYVLFGGEVAVIVIMEAVTRLLPGVLGNADSLTEESHAAGLLEAPVYTKPASWRDRAVPEVLRSGDHGRIARWRRTESLLRTAARRPDMFAAYPPESLDKFDRAALEGAGFPITPPGVAK; via the coding sequence GTGCGCGTCGACATCGTCTCGATCTTCCCGGACTACTTCGCCCCGCTGGACCTGTCGCTGATCGGCAAGGCGCGGGGCACCGGGCTGCTCGACCTGTCCGTGCACGACCTGCGCACCTGGACCTCGGACGTGCACCGCACGGTCGACGACACCCCGTACGGCGGCGGCCCGGGCATGGTCATGCGCCCGGAGCCCTGGGCGGCGGCGCTGGACGCGGTCGCCTCTCCCGCCGCGCAGCTGATCGTGCCCTCGCCCGCCGGGCGGCCGTTCACCCAGGCGGACGCGCACGAGCTGGCCGAGCTTCCGCACCTGATCTTCGCCTGCGGCCGGTACGAGGGCATTGACCAGCGGGTTCTCGACGAGGCTGCGGCCCGGATGCCGGTGCGGGAGGTCTCGCTCGGCGATTATGTGCTCTTCGGTGGCGAGGTCGCGGTTATCGTGATCATGGAGGCGGTCACCCGCCTGCTGCCGGGGGTGCTCGGCAACGCGGACTCGCTGACCGAGGAGTCGCACGCGGCGGGGCTGCTCGAGGCGCCGGTCTACACCAAGCCGGCGTCGTGGCGGGACCGCGCGGTGCCGGAGGTGCTCCGCTCCGGTGACCACGGGCGGATCGCGCGCTGGCGGCGTACGGAGTCTCTGCTGCGTACCGCCGCCCGGCGCCCGGACATGTTCGCGGCCTATCCGCCGGAGTCGCTCGACAAGTTCGACCGGGCGGCCCTGGAGGGGGCCGGATTTCCGATCACACCTCCGGGTGTGGCAAAGTAG
- a CDS encoding DUF402 domain-containing protein: MRFAPGREVLYRNIDGARLASVRPCRVVVDDERGLLLWLARGSAVVVEAARDGRGLRDMPFSEWIGLETEVVHGTWQGPGLLKFIPPGADHSVWFFRDDHGGFANWYVNLEERALRWDDGHTAGVDVIDQDLDVVVHPDRAWEWKDEDEFAERLAYPDHYWVRDEQAVRAEGLRVIKMIEAGEFPFDGTWTDYHPDPSWLVPTSLPPGWNRPAVPRS, from the coding sequence ATGCGGTTCGCCCCGGGTCGTGAGGTTCTCTACCGCAACATCGACGGCGCACGGCTCGCCTCCGTGCGCCCGTGCCGCGTCGTCGTCGACGACGAGCGCGGGCTGCTGCTCTGGCTGGCCCGCGGCTCGGCGGTCGTGGTCGAGGCGGCCCGGGACGGCCGCGGCCTCCGGGACATGCCGTTCAGCGAGTGGATCGGCCTCGAGACCGAGGTCGTGCACGGCACCTGGCAGGGGCCGGGCCTGCTGAAGTTCATCCCGCCGGGCGCCGACCACTCGGTCTGGTTCTTCCGCGACGACCACGGCGGCTTCGCCAACTGGTACGTCAACCTGGAGGAGCGGGCGCTGCGCTGGGACGACGGTCACACCGCCGGCGTCGACGTGATCGACCAGGACCTCGACGTGGTCGTGCACCCGGACCGGGCCTGGGAATGGAAGGACGAGGACGAGTTCGCCGAGCGCCTCGCCTACCCGGACCACTACTGGGTCCGCGACGAGCAGGCGGTCCGCGCCGAGGGCCTCAGGGTCATCAAGATGATCGAGGCGGGCGAGTTCCCGTTCGACGGCACCTGGACCGACTACCACCCGGACCCGTCCTGGCTGGTCCCGACGTCGCTCCCACCGGGCTGGAACCGCCCCGCGGTACCCCGCAGTTGA